DNA sequence from the Janibacter sp. CX7 genome:
GAGCCAACCCCTGGGGTGTGCGAAGCGGCGGACCACGAACCCTGCACAACCCTAGGGTTTTGCGAAGTTTCGGGCCGCCAACCCTGCAAAACCCTGGGGTTATGCAGGGTTGCGGACCACCAACCCTGCCGACCCTTGGGGCGATGCGCGGCAGAGTCGGTCAGCCGTCGACGCGGGCCTGACCCGCCAGCGCGAAGGGGGGTCCGCTCAGCGGCGCAGCTGCCACCAGTCGCGGGCGGCGACGGCGAGGGCGCCGAGGGCGAGCTCGACGAGGAGCGCGAGCAGCAGCGGCAGCCCCGGGGCGCCGATGTCGCTCAGGCGCACCGCGCCGATCGACCCGCCGCCCAGGGCGTCGAGCAGGACGACACCGAGGGCGGCGACGACGACCGCGGCGAGCACGGCGGCGAGCTTGGTCTGGGTGGGCGCCAGGCGCGGCACCTCGGCGAGGGCCCAGCGACCGACGAGCCCGCCGACGAGCAGGGGCAGCAGCACGAGCAGGTGGGTCACCCACGGCAGATCGCCCGGCTGCGGCTGGGCGGCGAGCACCGGCACCATCGGCAGCAAGCCGGTCTCCGCCCCCGACCACGTCGTCATCGCCCCGCCCGTCGTCGCGAAGCCGGGCCCCGCAGCGAGGGACAGCGCCCAGATGCCGAGGTTGGGCAGCAGCCCGATCTGGAGGACGACGAGCAGCAGCCCGCCGAAGATCCCGGCGTCGAGCTCGGACTGGATGTGCGCCACCCGGCCGATGTGGATGAGGGTCGCGACGACGACGAGAGCCGCGCCGAGCACGAGGAGGGCAGCCGCCCCCTTCGCCCCGGGAAGCAGGCCACGCCGCAGCGACAGCGGCGCCTGGTCCCAGCGCTCGAGGAGCGGCTCGGGCAGGCCGTGCGCCAGCGCCAGGCCGAGGGCCGGGAGGGCGACGAGGGGCAGCAGCAGGCTGAGCCAGCCGGGGCCGACCGGCGAGAGCAGCCCGAGCAGGGCCACGAGGAGGCCGACGCCGGCGTAGCCGCCAAGCCAGGCGCCCTGCAGCCGCAGGTCCGGGGCCTCGGGCAGCAGGCGGCGAGCGCCGGTGCGGGCCGTGAGGA
Encoded proteins:
- a CDS encoding DUF6350 family protein, translating into MTVIEMIRSATTGEDATARRPDVRALGGGAATALAGWCVTVVLVLLAGLAVPRASAGVGEVLGAGSLLWLVLGGARLHIGEGVLALTPLLGPLLLVLTARTGARRLLPEAPDLRLQGAWLGGYAGVGLLVALLGLLSPVGPGWLSLLLPLVALPALGLALAHGLPEPLLERWDQAPLSLRRGLLPGAKGAAALLVLGAALVVVATLIHIGRVAHIQSELDAGIFGGLLLVVLQIGLLPNLGIWALSLAAGPGFATTGGAMTTWSGAETGLLPMVPVLAAQPQPGDLPWVTHLLVLLPLLVGGLVGRWALAEVPRLAPTQTKLAAVLAAVVVAALGVVLLDALGGGSIGAVRLSDIGAPGLPLLLALLVELALGALAVAARDWWQLRR